The following are encoded in a window of Neomicrococcus lactis genomic DNA:
- a CDS encoding Fur family transcriptional regulator, translated as MTYVNKSAQALPPVGESAEHVDWAQPLRHVGRRVTKQRLCVLEAARRHPHATAEEIHRETLTELPQFSLQSAYVVLNDLVDSGLLRRIDLPGHPARFETEIADNHHHAVCISCGRVEDVACAVGHAPCLTPPDGLKMNILVADVLFRGICAECAARGNNTHSEKPQHEGDSDDY; from the coding sequence ATGACCTACGTCAACAAATCTGCTCAGGCTTTACCCCCAGTGGGTGAGTCTGCGGAGCACGTGGATTGGGCTCAACCCCTACGCCACGTGGGTCGACGCGTCACAAAGCAGCGGTTATGCGTGCTGGAGGCTGCCCGTCGGCATCCTCACGCCACCGCGGAAGAAATTCACCGCGAAACCCTGACCGAGCTTCCCCAGTTTTCGTTGCAATCCGCTTACGTGGTGCTCAACGATCTCGTGGATTCCGGTCTTTTGCGGCGGATAGATCTTCCCGGGCATCCCGCTCGCTTTGAAACCGAAATAGCCGACAATCACCATCACGCCGTCTGCATTTCGTGTGGACGCGTCGAGGACGTCGCGTGCGCCGTTGGCCACGCTCCATGCCTCACTCCGCCGGACGGTCTCAAGATGAACATCTTGGTGGCCGACGTCTTGTTCCGAGGCATTTGCGCTGAATGTGCGGCTCGGGGCAACAACACCCACTCAGAAAAACCCCAACATGAAGGAGACAGTGATGACTACTGA
- a CDS encoding MFS transporter: protein MSEAPATRNTSGRGWLYLLIASAVLTQGGLNLIRPVTTYKLVGLGADSFLVGVVTAFYALVPLFAAIWLGRMSDRLNNLRPMVALGAVVLAIGAAGIALGNSFILIAIFSAVLGLGHLLFTIGGQAAIARRSSPAEMDRGFGWFTAAFSVGQMIGPLLAGIILGSELVSDAADRLDSVNIALWVGCGLTLAAAPLFLSPKTLSGTTPRRTSPKTGGSSDTREMTTTKPTMCNILKRPGVMSHMFASLALLGMLDILTAFLPLLAEEVGVSPAAVGLLLALRGAASIVSRVLLPWLSSRLSHTSLLLWSLYGAGLALVIPPLLMAMFPPADGGELTLLLCGLCMLFGGIFLGLGQPLTMTEVSTSVPPAWRGSALAVRLMGNRLGQVALPLLAGVFAAPLGPGAAIVMASGFLLISGAEKSIRKRRK from the coding sequence GTGTCAGAAGCCCCCGCCACACGGAATACGTCAGGTCGTGGATGGCTCTATTTGCTGATCGCGTCCGCCGTTTTGACGCAGGGCGGCCTCAATCTCATTCGCCCCGTCACCACCTACAAACTCGTGGGCCTCGGGGCAGACTCCTTCCTTGTTGGCGTGGTGACGGCGTTTTACGCGCTCGTCCCGCTCTTTGCAGCGATTTGGCTGGGCCGGATGTCCGACCGCCTCAACAATCTGCGCCCCATGGTGGCCCTGGGCGCGGTGGTGCTGGCGATTGGCGCGGCCGGAATTGCGCTGGGCAATAGCTTCATTCTGATCGCGATCTTCTCCGCCGTCCTTGGCCTGGGTCACTTGCTCTTCACGATCGGCGGACAGGCCGCAATTGCACGGCGATCCTCGCCCGCCGAAATGGACCGCGGATTCGGCTGGTTTACGGCGGCATTTTCCGTGGGCCAGATGATCGGCCCACTACTGGCTGGCATCATTCTCGGCTCAGAGCTCGTTTCGGATGCGGCAGACCGCCTGGATAGCGTCAATATTGCGCTCTGGGTTGGCTGCGGGCTGACGCTCGCCGCCGCGCCGCTCTTCCTGTCGCCGAAAACACTTTCCGGTACGACGCCGCGCCGCACCTCCCCGAAAACCGGCGGCTCGAGCGATACCCGCGAAATGACGACGACGAAGCCAACCATGTGCAACATCCTCAAGCGTCCCGGCGTCATGTCCCACATGTTTGCGTCGTTGGCGCTCTTGGGCATGCTGGACATCCTGACGGCGTTCTTGCCACTGCTTGCTGAGGAGGTAGGCGTGAGCCCGGCAGCCGTGGGCCTCTTGCTGGCATTGCGCGGAGCCGCGTCCATTGTGTCCCGTGTGCTATTGCCGTGGTTGTCCTCCCGCTTGTCTCACACTTCGCTGTTGCTGTGGTCCTTGTATGGTGCGGGCTTAGCTCTGGTGATCCCGCCGCTGCTCATGGCGATGTTCCCGCCAGCCGACGGTGGCGAGCTGACGCTTTTGCTCTGCGGACTCTGCATGCTGTTTGGTGGCATCTTCCTCGGTCTCGGTCAGCCACTGACCATGACCGAAGTGTCCACGTCTGTGCCACCCGCGTGGCGCGGATCGGCACTTGCCGTTCGCCTCATGGGCAACCGGCTTGGCCAGGTTGCTTTGCCGCTTTTGGCCGGTGTGTTTGCAGCACCCTTGGGTCCTGGCGCAGCAATTGTCATGGCCTCAGGATTCTTGTTGATCAGCGGTGCTGAGAAGTCAATTCGCAAGAGGCGAAAGTAA
- a CDS encoding ABC transporter permease — translation MSTSIPTVDHKDLMLSGSNRPFAALYGRNAKSVIQRGLLATKTSNASIMISGFVEPVLYLLSMGIGLGSIVGDVTGPGGHTMSYAAYIAPALLAVSAMNGAIYDSTMNVFFKMNYAKLYQNMLYTSLGPLDVAIGEIFLALLRGFMYATGFTIIMWFMGLITHPAGLLMVPAAVLIAFGFASIGMGITSYLKTFQQLDWITFVMLPMFLFSATFYPLSVYPQAIQWFIQAMPLWHGVELLRQLSIGYFTPGMLVHVGYFVLMIVVGVTLTTRRLRALFLR, via the coding sequence ATGAGCACGTCAATTCCCACGGTGGATCACAAGGACCTGATGCTCAGCGGCAGCAATCGTCCTTTCGCTGCCCTGTACGGCCGCAACGCCAAGTCCGTCATTCAGCGCGGTCTGCTCGCCACCAAGACCAGCAACGCGTCCATCATGATTTCTGGCTTCGTGGAGCCGGTGCTGTATCTGCTCTCGATGGGCATTGGCCTTGGCTCGATCGTGGGCGACGTGACTGGCCCCGGCGGTCACACCATGAGCTACGCGGCGTACATCGCACCCGCGCTTTTGGCAGTCTCCGCCATGAATGGCGCCATTTACGACTCCACCATGAACGTCTTCTTCAAGATGAATTATGCGAAGTTGTACCAGAACATGCTCTACACGTCGCTGGGTCCACTCGACGTGGCGATTGGTGAGATCTTCTTGGCGCTCTTGCGCGGATTCATGTACGCCACGGGATTCACCATCATCATGTGGTTCATGGGACTCATCACGCATCCGGCGGGTCTGCTCATGGTTCCGGCGGCCGTGCTCATCGCTTTTGGCTTCGCGTCTATCGGCATGGGTATCACGAGCTACCTGAAGACGTTCCAGCAGCTGGACTGGATCACTTTCGTGATGCTGCCAATGTTCCTCTTTTCAGCGACGTTCTACCCGCTGTCCGTGTACCCGCAGGCCATTCAGTGGTTCATCCAGGCCATGCCGTTGTGGCACGGTGTGGAGCTCTTGCGTCAACTCTCGATCGGCTATTTCACCCCCGGCATGCTGGTGCATGTGGGGTACTTCGTGCTGATGATCGTCGTGGGTGTCACGCTGACCACGCGCCGTTTGCGTGCGTTGTTCTTGCGCTAA
- a CDS encoding ABC transporter permease codes for MTDPQAPATQRIDRSGTDAAVRLFNSSLKAHAPAESAKRARKFGTLYIAEGHLLAMRRYIDIIIAYSVGNPLMYLFAMGVGLASLVDANSANAFGVSYVTFIAPALLVSAAVMTAAGEFTYVIMSGFKWNRTFYGPLSTAITPYQISQGLQLAVTTRIFAQSIVYLLIVVLFGATGSAWAWVSVLIATLAGTAFGFPLMAYAASLEEERGQFQLVNRFIVMPLFLFSGTFFPLTTLPWFLQWIGWISPIWHGTELSRVFSYGYQEPLWLSIVHVLYLVALTFIGWHFSRRIFARRLEG; via the coding sequence TTGACTGATCCACAAGCACCAGCCACTCAGCGGATTGACCGCAGTGGCACGGACGCCGCGGTGCGGCTGTTCAATTCGAGCCTCAAGGCTCACGCGCCTGCGGAGTCTGCAAAGCGAGCCAGAAAATTTGGCACCCTGTACATCGCGGAGGGGCATCTCCTCGCGATGCGCCGCTACATCGACATCATCATTGCGTACTCCGTGGGCAACCCGCTCATGTACTTGTTCGCGATGGGCGTTGGCCTAGCGAGCCTCGTGGATGCGAATAGCGCGAACGCTTTCGGCGTCTCCTACGTCACCTTCATTGCGCCGGCGCTCTTGGTTTCCGCCGCCGTCATGACGGCTGCAGGGGAGTTCACCTACGTGATCATGAGTGGCTTCAAGTGGAACCGGACCTTCTATGGTCCGCTGTCCACGGCCATCACTCCGTACCAAATTAGTCAGGGTCTGCAGCTCGCGGTGACTACACGTATCTTTGCGCAGTCCATCGTGTACTTGCTGATCGTGGTGCTGTTCGGTGCTACGGGCAGTGCGTGGGCTTGGGTATCCGTGCTCATTGCCACGCTCGCCGGCACAGCGTTTGGCTTCCCGCTCATGGCCTATGCCGCGAGCCTCGAAGAAGAACGCGGGCAGTTCCAACTGGTCAACCGCTTTATTGTGATGCCGTTGTTCCTCTTCTCCGGTACCTTCTTCCCGCTGACCACGCTGCCGTGGTTCTTGCAGTGGATCGGCTGGATTTCGCCCATCTGGCACGGCACGGAGCTGTCGCGCGTCTTCAGCTACGGCTATCAAGAGCCGCTGTGGCTCTCGATTGTCCACGTTCTCTATCTGGTGGCACTAACTTTCATCGGCTGGCATTTCTCCCGCCGCATCTTCGCACGGAGGCTTGAGGGATGA
- a CDS encoding exodeoxyribonuclease III, which translates to MPEVSYAAKAPGALRIASVNVNGIRAAYRKGMPEWLAERDVDILALQEVRAPDAIIRELLGEEWHILHAEAEAKGRAGVALASRVAPKATREHIGDDYFTTSGRWVEADFGLPNGETISVVSAYVHSGEVDTPKQVDKYRFLDVMVDRLPALAKGADHALIMGDLNVGHTPRDIKNWKANQKKAGFLPEERAYFDRFFGDEIGYTDVHRMLAGDVDGPYTWWSQRGKAFDTDTGWRIDYHMATPTWAAKATNAVVDRAPSWDTRWSDHAPLVIDYQL; encoded by the coding sequence TTGCCTGAAGTGAGCTACGCGGCGAAGGCGCCCGGGGCTCTGCGCATTGCGTCCGTGAATGTCAACGGAATCCGCGCTGCGTACCGCAAGGGAATGCCCGAGTGGCTTGCTGAGCGTGACGTGGACATTTTGGCGCTTCAGGAAGTTCGCGCGCCGGATGCCATCATCCGCGAGCTACTGGGGGAGGAGTGGCACATCCTGCACGCCGAAGCTGAAGCTAAGGGCCGCGCGGGCGTGGCTCTGGCCTCTCGCGTAGCGCCCAAGGCGACGCGAGAGCACATCGGCGATGACTACTTCACGACCTCCGGCCGCTGGGTGGAAGCGGACTTCGGCCTGCCGAACGGCGAGACCATTTCCGTCGTCAGCGCCTACGTGCACTCCGGTGAAGTAGATACCCCCAAGCAAGTGGACAAGTACCGGTTCCTCGATGTCATGGTGGACCGTTTGCCTGCGCTCGCGAAGGGTGCGGATCACGCGCTCATCATGGGCGACCTCAACGTGGGACACACGCCGCGCGATATCAAGAACTGGAAGGCCAACCAGAAGAAGGCTGGATTCCTGCCTGAAGAGCGCGCGTACTTTGACCGTTTCTTCGGCGACGAAATCGGGTACACGGATGTGCACCGAATGCTCGCCGGCGACGTCGACGGCCCATACACCTGGTGGTCCCAGCGCGGCAAGGCATTCGATACGGATACTGGCTGGCGCATCGACTACCACATGGCCACTCCCACATGGGCGGCAAAGGCAACGAACGCTGTAGTAGACCGCGCGCCTAGTTGGGACACCCGATGGTCCGATCACGCTCCGCTCGTGATCGATTACCAACTCTAA
- a CDS encoding MFS transporter: protein MTNDYLHREPLWTRDFILACASNVFVFFAVHLFLSTVAAYSIQRFMVGDAEGGAASGLFIIGALFARLLAGPAMQRLSLRWLAIGMFISFAIFPLLYIATGQYWLLIAERIVHGMTFGIGSSVIATLAIQHVPQMRIAEGTSWYASSTVVGVAMGPLVGLYLFRTIGFEAVSWAAVIAALVGMGIIALLKVEPSPVAPKQHDDAPKPSWLSNFLEPASLPIALIGAAWTLGYASIVTLLNALADERNLGTSVSWFFLVYALVTIASRQFTGKIMDRRGFHVVMIPAFVSFAAGLFILSIAENLITLFVAAALVGLGQGNLLSAGQTIAVKQAERHRIGMAASTFFLGIDAGMGTGPIIAGAIVAATSPSATYGIISVFVLALTLVYAAIYVRPKKAKPTATKRGN, encoded by the coding sequence GTGACGAATGACTACCTACATAGGGAACCGCTGTGGACGCGCGACTTCATCCTCGCGTGCGCCAGCAACGTGTTCGTCTTCTTTGCCGTGCATCTCTTCTTGTCCACCGTGGCCGCTTACTCCATTCAGCGCTTCATGGTGGGTGACGCCGAGGGCGGCGCCGCCTCTGGCTTGTTCATCATCGGCGCGCTTTTCGCTCGGCTTCTCGCCGGACCGGCGATGCAACGCTTGTCCTTACGCTGGTTGGCCATCGGCATGTTTATTTCTTTCGCGATCTTCCCACTGCTTTATATAGCGACGGGTCAGTACTGGCTGCTCATCGCCGAGCGCATTGTTCACGGCATGACATTCGGCATCGGATCTAGCGTTATCGCCACTCTTGCCATTCAGCACGTTCCTCAGATGCGCATCGCCGAAGGCACCAGTTGGTACGCGAGTTCCACGGTGGTCGGCGTGGCAATGGGCCCGCTCGTGGGCCTGTACCTCTTCCGCACCATCGGATTTGAGGCAGTGTCTTGGGCAGCCGTCATCGCCGCGCTCGTAGGCATGGGCATCATTGCGCTACTGAAAGTCGAGCCTTCCCCTGTTGCCCCAAAGCAGCACGACGACGCTCCCAAGCCTTCGTGGCTCTCCAACTTTCTGGAGCCTGCGTCTCTTCCCATCGCACTGATTGGCGCTGCCTGGACACTGGGCTATGCGAGCATCGTGACGTTGTTGAACGCCCTTGCCGATGAGCGAAACCTGGGCACCAGTGTTTCGTGGTTCTTCTTGGTTTATGCCCTGGTCACCATCGCGTCGCGTCAGTTCACCGGAAAGATCATGGATCGCCGCGGCTTCCACGTGGTCATGATTCCTGCGTTCGTGTCCTTCGCAGCTGGACTCTTCATCCTGTCCATCGCCGAAAACCTCATCACGCTCTTCGTAGCAGCTGCCCTCGTGGGACTAGGCCAAGGCAACCTGCTTTCCGCCGGCCAGACCATCGCGGTAAAGCAGGCCGAACGCCACCGCATCGGCATGGCAGCCAGTACTTTCTTCCTCGGCATTGACGCAGGAATGGGCACCGGCCCCATTATCGCGGGAGCCATCGTAGCCGCCACGTCCCCGTCAGCCACCTACGGAATTATCTCCGTGTTCGTACTGGCCCTGACCTTGGTTTATGCAGCGATTTACGTGCGGCCAAAGAAAGCCAAACCCACTGCAACCAAGCGCGGAAACTAA
- a CDS encoding ABC transporter ATP-binding protein codes for MPTITPRPTVISASHLQKRYGDFTAVNDLSFEVPAGESFGLLGPNGAGKSTTMRMIGGVSQRSGGQLTIMGLDPEEHGPEVRAHLGVVPQQDNLDEEITVRDNLIMYGRYFGLSRSYLKPKSDELLEFAQLTDKANNRVSALSGGMKRRLTIARSLVNDPKILLLDEPTTGLDPQARHILWDRLFRLKERGVTLILTTHYMDEAEQLCDRLIVVDKGQIMAEGSPAKLIRDYSTREVLELRFGTERNTTVESELQGIGERVETLPDRVLIYADNGEAALEQVTSRGLNPITSLVRRSSLEDVFLRLTGRSLID; via the coding sequence GTGCCAACCATCACACCTCGCCCCACAGTTATCTCCGCTTCCCACCTGCAGAAGCGGTACGGTGACTTCACCGCCGTCAACGACCTCTCGTTCGAAGTTCCCGCCGGTGAATCCTTTGGACTCCTTGGCCCCAACGGCGCCGGAAAATCCACCACCATGCGCATGATCGGTGGTGTCTCGCAGCGCAGCGGCGGACAGCTGACCATCATGGGGTTGGACCCCGAGGAGCATGGTCCCGAGGTGCGCGCACACTTGGGCGTGGTGCCACAGCAGGACAACCTGGACGAAGAAATCACGGTTCGCGACAACCTGATCATGTACGGCCGGTACTTCGGTCTCTCGCGCAGCTACTTGAAGCCCAAGTCCGACGAGCTTCTGGAATTCGCGCAGCTCACGGACAAGGCGAATAACCGCGTTTCCGCGCTCTCAGGCGGCATGAAGCGACGACTGACGATTGCTCGATCGCTCGTCAACGATCCCAAGATTCTGCTCCTCGACGAGCCCACTACCGGCCTCGATCCGCAAGCACGCCACATTCTTTGGGACCGACTCTTCCGACTCAAAGAACGAGGCGTCACGCTGATTCTCACCACGCACTACATGGACGAAGCGGAGCAGCTCTGCGATCGCCTGATTGTGGTGGACAAGGGCCAGATTATGGCCGAAGGCTCGCCTGCCAAGCTCATCCGCGACTACTCGACCCGCGAAGTGCTCGAGCTGCGCTTCGGCACCGAGCGCAACACCACGGTGGAGAGCGAACTTCAGGGCATCGGCGAGCGCGTTGAAACGCTGCCGGACCGTGTGCTCATCTATGCGGACAACGGCGAAGCGGCTCTAGAACAAGTGACCAGCCGGGGTCTGAACCCCATCACTTCGCTGGTCCGTCGTTCTTCCTTGGAAGATGTCTTCTTGCGATTGACAGGACGGTCCCTCATTGACTGA